In Candidatus Binatia bacterium, the sequence CTGCCAACCCTTTTCGCGGCAGTTGTCACAGATCGGAATCGTCGTGCGTCTGCCGTTGCCTTCAATCAGAACTCCGTGAATGAGTTCCGTCGAAAGCGTCTTGCCGCAGGCCGTGCACTGGCCCACCAGCGTCTTGTTTTCCTTTGCCTTCTCGCTCGGCATGGCGCGGACAGCTACGACTCGGCTTCCACGAGAACGGTTACCTGCGCATCGATGCCCACCCCGAGGTGAACCGGCACCACGTGTTCACCGACCGATTTGATTGGCTCTTCCAAGCGGATGCGGCGGCGCTCGACCGTAAATCCCTGCGTGGCCAATGCCCTCTCGATATCCAGATTGGTCACCGAACCAAAGAGTTTGCCTTCCTCACCCGCACGGGTTTTGATCGTCAGGCGTACTTTGCTCAGCCGGTCGGCAGCAGTCTGCGCCTGGCGGCGGTCACGCTCGCCCTTGTCGGCAGCCAGGCGTTTCTGATGTTCTAGAACATGGACGTTCCGTGTGTCGGCAACGGCCGCTAGGCCCCGTGGCAGCAAAAAGTTACGTGCAAATCCTGGCTTAACCTTTACGACGTCTCCGACACTGCCGAGGTCAGCAACATCTTCACGCAAAATCACTTCCATATTTCTGTCTCTCCTATTCGCCGTCCCCCGGAATCTGGATGTCCGCGGGGCCGACGCTCAAGCGCCGGAAGTTTCCCCACAAATCGAAGACCCCGAGAGCAAGGACGATCCCTGCCACGATGTGCTGAACGGCGATCAGCAGGTACCCGGCGACGCGGACGCCGCGAGGCAACCGAAAGCGTTCCAGGAAGTAACTAACGATTGCGAGTCCTTGACAAAAGTAGCAACCCAGTAAGACGATGAAGATGTTGCG encodes:
- the rplI gene encoding 50S ribosomal protein L9; this encodes MEVILREDVADLGSVGDVVKVKPGFARNFLLPRGLAAVADTRNVHVLEHQKRLAADKGERDRRQAQTAADRLSKVRLTIKTRAGEEGKLFGSVTNLDIERALATQGFTVERRRIRLEEPIKSVGEHVVPVHLGVGIDAQVTVLVEAES